In Syntrophorhabdales bacterium, the sequence GTCGAAGTCATTCCAGACGTTGCTGGGGCAGCGCGTCGAGAACCTGACCCCCGGCATATAGGTGTGCTCGACCCAGTAGCAGCCTTTACATTTGATACAGTGGCTCATGTCGTACGCGAAATTATCAAGTTTCTGTATGTCCAGGCTAAAGTGCGTAGTTGGCATCGTCTCCTCCTTAAAAACAGAGATTCCCGGGATTCATGATGTTCTTGGGGTCGAACACTTTTTTCACCCGTTTCAGTGCGGCCACATAGCCTCCGGCTCGCGCATACACCATGTCGGCAAGTTCACCGTAAGGCCGTGAGAAGAAGGCTCCCTCCTCCATCAGCGCAGAAGCAGCATTGCGGTAGAGGCTTGTGACGAGCGCCACATCCTGCCCATTATCTTTGTCATAGAAGAACGTGAACTCTAACTGGCAGGCCCTGTTGTGCTCGATTGGCTGAATGTAGATACCAATATCGGCGCTACGGTAGTCGTAGCTCGCTGCGATGTCTTTGACCACATCGACAAAGAGCGGAGCAAATCCCGGCCGCGCGATGAAGAACAAACTCTGCGATGCGCCGCGCCACCGGTTCTTCCAGTAGGGGACGTCCGACGGCCAGGGTTTACGCAGCAGCGGGAGAAGCTTCCGTGCCGCACCGGGGAAGCCGGGTAAGGCATCCGTGAGAACAAGGTCCTTGAACTCATTGCGAAGCACCTCAGACAGGAACTTCTCCTCATAGGCGATCTTTTCTTCCGGTCTCCTCTGCAAACCGCTCAGCACCAGGATCAGGGTCCAGGACGGAAGCGTGGCGGCCAGTTTGTTAAAATCCTCAGGCCATTTTTCCGCAAGGATGGCGGCCAGGTCAATAGCGTTGAGCAGGAGACATTCCTGGCCGATCCTGCGCGGCAGGATCCTGTGGAGGAAGTCTATCGCGTTCTCAAGATCGGTTACGGGCGCGAAGAAGATCTTGTCAATCTTCGGGATCCATTCAATCTTGATGTGTGACCAGGTGACAATACCCATGGTCCCCTGTGCACCCTGGACAAACCGGTAGAAGTCGATGCCCGGTCCTGAAGGGTTGCCCCCTCGCGATTTTGAATCGGGGAAGCCGTTGACGCTGGCAGAGCCTAACCGGAACGGCTCGGCTCCCGGCCAGACCACTTCCATGGCCTGCATGGGCTCACCGTAGTCATATACGGTGTTCGTGGGGACCTCGCGCTCCAGCCAGTCGGTGAGCACCGACCGATCGGAAGGCGGCAGAAGCGGCATGATCATGCGCATCCCCTTTTTCGCAAGTTCCTGAGTGAGTTGCTCCCAGGTAACACCGGCCTCTATCCTCACGGTCCTGTCCGACTCGTTGATCTCCTGAATCCTGTTCATGCGACTGAGGTCCAGGACCACACCACCCTGCTTGGGAATAGTCGAGCCGTAAAAGTGCTGCCGCGAACTGACCGGCACAACAGGGATGTTCTTCGTGTTGCAGTATTTCAGGATTGCGCTTACCTCTTGCGAATCTTTTGGGTATGCCACTGCGTCAGGAAGGCCCGCGGGGACCAGACTATGATCACGCGAGTACTTGAGGCGCTCTTTCTCGGCATCACTCACGTTCTCCTTGCCTACAATTTTTGCTATATCGTCTTTGAGTGCCATCGTACCTCCTCAGAACTTATTTCAGCTGCTTTACGACTCATCGCATATGCCGCCGAAGCTA encodes:
- a CDS encoding FAD-binding oxidoreductase → MALKDDIAKIVGKENVSDAEKERLKYSRDHSLVPAGLPDAVAYPKDSQEVSAILKYCNTKNIPVVPVSSRQHFYGSTIPKQGGVVLDLSRMNRIQEINESDRTVRIEAGVTWEQLTQELAKKGMRMIMPLLPPSDRSVLTDWLEREVPTNTVYDYGEPMQAMEVVWPGAEPFRLGSASVNGFPDSKSRGGNPSGPGIDFYRFVQGAQGTMGIVTWSHIKIEWIPKIDKIFFAPVTDLENAIDFLHRILPRRIGQECLLLNAIDLAAILAEKWPEDFNKLAATLPSWTLILVLSGLQRRPEEKIAYEEKFLSEVLRNEFKDLVLTDALPGFPGAARKLLPLLRKPWPSDVPYWKNRWRGASQSLFFIARPGFAPLFVDVVKDIAASYDYRSADIGIYIQPIEHNRACQLEFTFFYDKDNGQDVALVTSLYRNAASALMEEGAFFSRPYGELADMVYARAGGYVAALKRVKKVFDPKNIMNPGNLCF